A window of the Chloroflexus sp. Y-396-1 genome harbors these coding sequences:
- a CDS encoding zinc-dependent alcohol dehydrogenase family protein, which translates to MRAVYYEAFGQMPWIANLPDPTPTSEGVVLAVRATGLCRSDWHGWMGHDPDIKLPHVPGHELAGEVVAVGAQVRRWHIGDRVTVPFICACGFCPQCQAGQQQVCDNQFQPGFTHWGSFAEYVAIDRADLNLVRLPDDMNFITAASLGCRFATAFRAVVDLGRITAGEWVAVYGCGGVGLSAIMLAAALGGQVIGIDINQERLALAQTVGATAVVDATAETDVVQVVRDLSRGGVHLSIDALGSPTTCANSIASLRKRGRHVQVGLLLAEQRMPPLPMDIVVARELTIMGSHGMQAHRYDAMLDLIQSGKVQPQRLIGRTIRLDEAPKALVDLDSFRGSGVTVITEF; encoded by the coding sequence ATGCGCGCTGTTTACTACGAAGCGTTTGGTCAAATGCCATGGATCGCCAATCTCCCCGATCCAACCCCAACTTCTGAGGGAGTTGTGCTTGCAGTACGTGCTACCGGTCTGTGCCGTAGCGACTGGCACGGCTGGATGGGACATGATCCCGATATCAAGTTACCTCATGTCCCAGGGCATGAATTGGCCGGTGAGGTTGTTGCTGTCGGCGCCCAGGTTCGACGCTGGCATATCGGCGATCGGGTGACGGTGCCTTTCATTTGTGCTTGCGGTTTTTGCCCACAGTGTCAGGCTGGTCAGCAACAGGTGTGCGATAACCAGTTTCAACCGGGTTTTACCCATTGGGGATCATTTGCCGAATATGTTGCCATTGATCGCGCCGATCTGAACCTGGTGCGCTTGCCTGACGATATGAATTTTATTACCGCAGCCAGCCTTGGGTGCCGTTTTGCCACGGCATTTCGCGCTGTCGTTGATCTGGGTAGGATCACTGCTGGTGAATGGGTAGCCGTCTACGGCTGCGGTGGTGTTGGGCTGTCGGCAATTATGCTGGCGGCTGCACTCGGTGGGCAGGTGATTGGCATCGATATTAATCAAGAACGACTGGCACTGGCCCAAACGGTGGGTGCCACCGCAGTGGTTGATGCAACCGCCGAAACCGATGTCGTTCAGGTCGTGCGCGATCTCAGTCGGGGTGGCGTTCATCTCTCCATAGATGCGTTGGGCAGTCCAACCACGTGTGCCAATTCCATTGCCAGTCTGCGCAAACGCGGTCGTCACGTCCAGGTAGGATTACTGTTAGCCGAACAACGCATGCCGCCACTGCCAATGGATATTGTTGTAGCCCGCGAGCTAACGATCATGGGTAGCCACGGCATGCAGGCGCATCGGTATGATGCCATGCTCGACCTGATTCAATCCGGTAAAGTACAGCCACAACGCCTGATCGGGCGCACTATTCGTCTGGACGAAGCACCGAAAGCATTGGTCGATCTCGATAGCTTTCGCGGTTCTGGAGTGACGGTAATTACCGAGTTTTAG
- a CDS encoding SDR family oxidoreductase produces MNADCYLITGGTGYLGRALIRQAGHRGLKVAATFHTQPQSLTSDIAWYHLDLREPAAVMSVIHEVQPTVIIHTAFRQYDPDLMAVTGEGAGYVAEAAARVGARLIHISSDVIFDGEKVGAYTEEDPPNPITDYGRAKARAEALVQRYHPAAAIVRTSLIYGFDPIDRHSAFALAIARGERSERLFRDELRCPVFVEDLATALLDLAQSDYRGVINFAGAETLSRYEWGRLLAQAHGLDPDRIVGGFSAESPTPRPRNCALDISRARQLGYRLRGVHEVLRALGRLTERV; encoded by the coding sequence ATGAATGCCGATTGTTATCTGATCACTGGTGGTACGGGGTATCTTGGTCGTGCATTGATCCGTCAGGCTGGTCATCGTGGTTTGAAGGTGGCGGCGACATTTCACACTCAACCGCAATCGCTAACATCGGATATTGCCTGGTATCATCTCGATCTACGTGAACCGGCAGCGGTTATGTCGGTGATTCACGAAGTTCAGCCAACCGTCATTATTCACACTGCATTTCGACAGTACGATCCCGATCTCATGGCGGTTACTGGTGAAGGTGCTGGTTACGTCGCTGAGGCAGCAGCACGAGTAGGGGCACGCTTGATTCACATATCGAGCGATGTTATTTTCGACGGTGAGAAAGTTGGGGCCTATACTGAGGAAGATCCACCCAACCCGATCACTGATTATGGTCGGGCTAAGGCTCGCGCTGAAGCGCTGGTACAGCGGTATCATCCAGCAGCGGCTATTGTGCGTACATCGCTCATTTATGGCTTCGATCCAATTGATCGCCACAGTGCATTTGCTCTAGCGATAGCGCGTGGTGAACGGTCAGAACGACTCTTCCGTGATGAGCTTCGTTGTCCGGTGTTCGTAGAAGATTTGGCGACGGCGCTGCTCGATCTGGCACAGAGCGATTATCGCGGGGTGATCAACTTTGCCGGCGCCGAGACACTCAGCCGCTACGAATGGGGACGTCTGCTTGCGCAAGCGCATGGTCTCGATCCCGACCGGATTGTTGGTGGGTTTAGCGCCGAAAGTCCGACACCACGGCCTCGCAATTGTGCACTTGACATCAGTCGTGCACGCCAACTGGGTTATCGCCTACGTGGCGTTCACGAGGTGCTTCGGGCACTGGGCCGGCTCACGGAGCGTGTTTGA
- a CDS encoding peptidylprolyl isomerase: MSQTPKPPRSAPSSAQTPAPRRPSRRRLEEERRQRLIIIVTATAIAIALLAVVSGLAYEQLWIPSRPVAQVGSVTLTRSDYWREQRIAYARQIIQNFQLLDLFGNNPQIAQQFQGRSIVIDQQIRALRRAEVDQQVVSEWIDRQLKQRAAGEFGIVVSDNEIIQNIVADLGFIFIPPLPPPTPTPDPNVTPEPTIDPAATATSEPTATPSPTPGGPTPTPEPTPTPFPTFTPEPTPLPAEARVQFDQIVDEIYRRYELELVVTERQPELTKDEFRQALLEQYRERLLNDQIQARLVPEDGFTYSAEPERVRARQILVAVKLPAEATAEQIEAAFAAALPAAQDIVVRLRNGADFATLAAERSDDIGSRENGGDIGSFDRNGFADNGATYPPELVTAAFSLSVNQISEPIRTQFGWHILEVIDQTIPSREDQLQKARTEAFDRWMAEQRAAADVRRFPEPTPTLTPVPTQPIPTPVPTYLPGPPTPFPTPTLAPTAEIPEEPTAEGTPTPTSTTTVP, translated from the coding sequence ATGTCACAAACACCCAAACCGCCACGAAGCGCTCCGTCATCGGCGCAAACTCCTGCGCCGCGCCGTCCATCGCGTCGTCGTTTAGAAGAAGAGCGTCGTCAACGTCTGATTATCATCGTCACTGCCACTGCCATCGCGATTGCGTTACTGGCTGTGGTGAGTGGTTTGGCCTACGAACAGCTCTGGATTCCCAGCCGACCTGTCGCTCAGGTTGGTTCTGTTACCTTGACCCGTAGCGATTACTGGCGTGAACAGCGGATCGCCTATGCACGCCAGATTATTCAGAACTTTCAATTGCTCGACCTTTTCGGCAATAATCCGCAAATTGCCCAGCAATTTCAGGGGCGGAGTATTGTGATCGATCAACAAATTCGAGCCTTGCGCCGTGCAGAGGTTGATCAGCAGGTGGTTTCAGAATGGATCGACCGTCAGCTCAAGCAACGGGCTGCCGGTGAGTTTGGAATTGTGGTGAGTGATAATGAGATCATTCAGAATATTGTAGCCGATCTCGGATTTATCTTTATTCCACCACTTCCTCCACCTACACCAACGCCAGATCCAAATGTTACGCCAGAGCCAACTATTGATCCGGCAGCGACAGCCACCTCTGAACCGACTGCTACACCATCACCAACGCCCGGCGGCCCAACACCTACGCCAGAACCGACACCGACGCCGTTCCCAACCTTTACTCCTGAACCAACTCCGCTACCGGCTGAGGCGCGAGTACAGTTTGACCAGATTGTCGATGAAATCTACCGTCGTTACGAACTTGAACTGGTGGTGACCGAGCGGCAGCCTGAGCTGACCAAAGATGAGTTTCGACAGGCGCTGCTCGAACAATACCGTGAACGCTTGCTCAATGACCAGATTCAGGCTCGTCTGGTGCCTGAAGATGGGTTCACGTATAGCGCAGAGCCGGAGCGGGTAAGAGCGCGTCAGATTTTGGTGGCAGTGAAGCTGCCTGCTGAAGCGACTGCTGAGCAAATCGAGGCCGCATTTGCAGCCGCATTGCCTGCTGCGCAAGACATTGTAGTCCGGTTACGCAACGGTGCTGATTTCGCAACCCTGGCTGCAGAACGTTCTGATGATATTGGATCGCGCGAGAATGGTGGTGACATCGGTTCGTTTGATCGCAATGGTTTCGCCGATAATGGTGCGACCTATCCACCTGAATTGGTGACAGCCGCCTTCAGCCTATCGGTCAATCAGATCAGTGAGCCGATCCGCACGCAGTTTGGCTGGCATATCCTGGAAGTCATCGATCAGACGATCCCTTCGCGAGAGGATCAGTTACAGAAGGCCCGCACTGAAGCCTTTGACCGTTGGATGGCCGAGCAGCGCGCTGCTGCTGATGTCCGGCGTTTCCCCGAGCCGACACCAACCTTAACGCCCGTGCCAACCCAGCCGATTCCGACGCCGGTGCCAACGTATCTGCCTGGCCCGCCCACTCCGTTCCCAACGCCGACATTGGCCCCAACTGCGGAAATACCTGAAGAGCCGACTGCGGAAGGAACACCGACCCCAACATCAACAACGACTGTTCCATAG
- a CDS encoding decarboxylase, with amino-acid sequence MVQLKTLTFADLIAQQTGFAGEGRLTDFVSRYDGELYFGDHLNLNRLVRQYGAPLEVVYTPQITAQVRRMIDWAAQARVSTEYAAPFHYAYATKANFAAEAVKTALAAGAHYETSATADLIIAHGLWRQGVLPPDRLICCNGSKEPAYRDAIRQFRLDGCETVIPVLDDLSELRDLITTSAPIQFGVRERAAGNRDGRHPGNDRFGLTTTEIEQAATIIAETDHRLVLYHAMIGSQIEDEAHFLHTLRASIENYCRLRRRVPTLRYFNFGGGVPTAGYQLQFSFDYQRFLSRLMTTIKEICADYEVPVPELIGEFGRYTVATHSAYLVEVGAVKQGQPDQPDWYLVNGSLMVMLPDTLFVSGQEFVILPLSDWHRPLRPVRLAGRRTCDSDDIYPRPDRPPLWLPATDGGLILAIFGIGAYQQMISGRGGAHHCLTPEAARFIVEERNGRLSSRLVPQQDQATIMRLLGYRPQPTVMPLPFRQPARPVVLATRRRTRDRERAVSV; translated from the coding sequence GTGGTACAGTTGAAGACGCTAACCTTTGCCGATTTGATTGCACAACAGACCGGCTTTGCCGGTGAAGGCCGCCTGACCGATTTCGTGAGCCGCTACGATGGTGAGCTTTACTTCGGCGATCATCTCAACTTGAATCGGCTGGTACGTCAATATGGCGCACCTCTGGAAGTTGTGTATACCCCACAAATTACCGCTCAAGTCCGACGAATGATCGACTGGGCTGCGCAGGCTCGTGTCAGCACTGAATACGCAGCACCGTTTCACTACGCCTATGCGACGAAAGCAAACTTCGCCGCCGAGGCAGTGAAAACGGCATTAGCCGCCGGCGCTCATTATGAAACCTCGGCAACTGCCGATCTGATTATTGCCCATGGTCTCTGGCGTCAGGGTGTTTTGCCTCCTGATCGACTGATCTGCTGCAACGGATCGAAGGAGCCAGCGTACCGCGACGCGATCCGTCAATTTCGCCTCGACGGTTGCGAGACGGTTATTCCCGTTCTCGATGATCTCTCCGAATTACGTGATCTGATCACCACTTCTGCTCCAATCCAATTTGGTGTGCGTGAGCGGGCTGCCGGAAACCGTGATGGACGTCATCCAGGAAACGATCGTTTTGGTCTGACAACAACCGAAATCGAGCAGGCTGCCACAATAATCGCGGAAACTGACCATCGTCTCGTGCTTTACCACGCGATGATCGGTAGTCAGATCGAAGATGAAGCTCATTTTCTGCATACCCTCCGCGCTTCAATTGAGAATTACTGTCGTCTACGCCGCCGTGTGCCAACGTTACGCTACTTCAATTTCGGCGGTGGTGTGCCAACAGCCGGTTATCAATTGCAGTTCTCCTTTGATTACCAGCGCTTTCTCAGTCGGCTGATGACAACGATCAAGGAGATATGTGCCGATTACGAGGTGCCTGTTCCTGAGTTAATCGGTGAGTTTGGGCGCTACACAGTAGCAACCCACAGCGCTTATCTGGTTGAAGTGGGCGCTGTCAAACAGGGACAACCCGATCAACCGGATTGGTATCTGGTTAATGGATCGCTAATGGTGATGCTGCCCGATACGCTCTTTGTCAGTGGACAGGAATTCGTGATCTTGCCCCTCAGCGACTGGCACCGTCCGCTACGTCCGGTGCGACTTGCCGGTCGTCGCACCTGCGATAGCGATGACATTTACCCGCGACCTGATCGGCCACCATTGTGGCTACCGGCGACTGATGGCGGACTGATACTGGCCATTTTTGGAATTGGTGCGTATCAGCAGATGATTTCCGGGCGTGGTGGGGCACACCACTGTCTGACTCCAGAAGCGGCGCGCTTCATCGTCGAAGAGCGTAATGGTCGCCTTAGCTCACGTTTAGTACCACAGCAAGACCAGGCGACGATTATGCGGTTACTTGGCTATCGACCTCAACCAACTGTGATGCCGCTACCGTTCCGCCAACCAGCCCGCCCAGTGGTTTTAGCTACCCGACGGCGCACCCGTGACCGTGAACGGGCGGTGTCGGTCTAG
- a CDS encoding peptide ABC transporter substrate-binding protein, with protein sequence MNLLRWRHPFALALLFGILLPILAACGGGSAPDTQPTTAPAAQPTAAPVVGTAQPGVLRLVTGSEPDNIDPQKASFVNEIQFIMMAYQALMTFDLDMNPIPGAAEKVDVSEDGKVYTFTLRRDGKYSDGTPLTAYNFEYAWKRLADPETAGEYQSLPCGIIKGYSEYSAAACQGLSMEEVMKLDLDKLRDEFGVKALDDYTLQIELVAPAPYFLSMAALWIGAPVREEDVAKGDDWWYYPENYVGNGPFVLKEWEHDSKAVWEPNPYYVGPLGPVKLKRVEYYMITDGQVAFQAYQNGEIDILGVGAEDLATVKSDPVLSKQTIDVPGSCTFYFGFNLAKPPFDNKLVRQAFAQALDREAYVRDVFQGLGTPTYSFIPPGFPGYQPDLRLWEFNPEKAKQTLAEAGYPNGQGLPEIRLTYSGTARNNARFEWVANQFKQNLGIDVILDPIDPTAFAAATKDNPPQMFSLGWCADYPDPQNWISLFQTNGLLSARVNYSNPQLDELVRQADVEQDPVRRAELYAQAQRILVEDAPVVFMLNNGGPVLVKPYVKGVTPDTITPIDYWLGFFNLPNVDVQP encoded by the coding sequence ATGAATCTCCTACGCTGGCGTCATCCATTTGCCCTGGCTCTGCTATTTGGCATACTATTGCCCATTTTAGCGGCCTGCGGTGGCGGTTCAGCTCCTGATACGCAGCCAACCACGGCACCGGCTGCCCAACCGACAGCGGCTCCGGTTGTTGGTACTGCTCAACCTGGTGTACTTCGCCTGGTTACTGGCTCTGAACCAGACAATATCGATCCGCAGAAGGCGAGCTTCGTCAACGAGATTCAGTTCATCATGATGGCCTATCAGGCTCTGATGACCTTCGATCTCGATATGAACCCGATTCCTGGCGCTGCTGAAAAGGTCGATGTTTCGGAAGACGGGAAGGTTTACACCTTTACCCTGCGGCGCGATGGCAAGTACAGCGATGGTACCCCACTCACTGCTTACAATTTTGAATATGCCTGGAAGCGGTTGGCCGATCCGGAAACAGCCGGTGAGTACCAGTCGTTGCCGTGTGGTATTATCAAGGGTTACAGCGAGTACAGCGCCGCCGCGTGCCAGGGTCTATCGATGGAAGAAGTTATGAAGCTCGATCTTGATAAGCTGCGTGATGAATTCGGCGTCAAGGCGCTTGATGATTACACGCTCCAGATCGAGCTAGTTGCGCCAGCTCCTTACTTCCTGAGTATGGCTGCGCTGTGGATCGGCGCCCCAGTACGTGAAGAGGATGTGGCCAAGGGTGATGACTGGTGGTATTACCCCGAAAACTATGTCGGGAATGGGCCGTTCGTCCTCAAAGAGTGGGAACACGATAGTAAGGCGGTGTGGGAGCCGAATCCCTACTATGTCGGCCCACTCGGTCCGGTAAAGCTCAAACGGGTTGAGTACTATATGATCACCGACGGTCAGGTTGCCTTCCAGGCCTATCAGAATGGTGAGATAGATATCCTTGGCGTTGGCGCCGAGGACCTGGCGACGGTCAAGTCTGATCCCGTGTTGAGCAAGCAGACGATTGATGTGCCTGGATCGTGTACCTTCTACTTCGGTTTTAATCTCGCCAAACCACCCTTTGACAACAAGCTGGTGCGTCAAGCCTTTGCTCAGGCACTTGACCGCGAAGCGTATGTGCGCGATGTTTTCCAGGGTCTGGGTACACCAACCTACAGCTTCATTCCGCCTGGTTTTCCTGGCTACCAGCCTGATTTGAGGTTGTGGGAGTTCAACCCCGAAAAAGCAAAGCAGACGCTTGCCGAAGCCGGGTATCCCAACGGTCAGGGCTTGCCGGAGATTCGGCTAACTTACTCAGGTACGGCACGCAATAATGCGCGCTTCGAGTGGGTAGCAAACCAGTTCAAGCAGAATCTGGGCATTGATGTTATCCTCGATCCAATCGATCCGACGGCCTTTGCCGCTGCGACTAAAGATAATCCGCCGCAGATGTTCTCGCTCGGCTGGTGCGCTGACTATCCCGATCCGCAGAACTGGATTTCACTCTTCCAGACGAACGGCTTGCTGAGTGCGCGCGTCAACTACTCGAATCCACAACTCGATGAGTTGGTGCGTCAGGCCGATGTCGAGCAAGACCCGGTGCGACGGGCTGAGCTATATGCCCAGGCTCAGCGGATCCTGGTTGAGGATGCGCCCGTTGTCTTCATGCTCAACAACGGCGGTCCAGTCTTAGTGAAGCCATACGTCAAGGGAGTAACACCCGATACTATTACTCCAATCGATTACTGGCTTGGCTTCTTCAACCTGCCTAATGTTGATGTTCAACCTTAA
- the rpsF gene encoding 30S ribosomal protein S6, with product MRDRRRKYELVIIINPLYANEEGIPANIDRIKQTVEQLGGQVYTVSQSSPWGRRKLAYPIREYVTGEASRRKFTEGYYVFFTLELSAAKVAELDRAIRLNDNILRHLLVLVDEKPIRTEPVETVESAATETTETSSEA from the coding sequence GTGCGCGATCGTCGTCGAAAGTACGAACTTGTCATCATCATCAATCCGTTGTACGCAAACGAAGAGGGCATTCCTGCCAACATCGACCGCATTAAGCAGACGGTCGAACAGCTTGGCGGACAAGTCTACACTGTGAGCCAGTCGTCGCCGTGGGGCCGTCGGAAGCTGGCGTACCCCATCCGTGAATATGTGACTGGCGAAGCCAGCCGGCGCAAGTTCACTGAGGGTTATTACGTCTTTTTCACCCTCGAGTTGAGCGCTGCCAAAGTTGCCGAGCTAGATCGGGCGATCCGGTTGAATGACAACATTCTTCGTCACCTCCTGGTACTGGTGGACGAAAAACCGATTCGTACCGAGCCGGTTGAAACCGTCGAATCGGCGGCCACGGAAACAACGGAGACATCGAGTGAGGCGTAG
- a CDS encoding single-stranded DNA-binding protein codes for MARDLNKILIIGRLGADPEFRHTAAGTPVATFRVAASHQWRDQNGDLHEETEWFNVVAWNRLAEICHQYLGRGARVYIEGRLQTRTWTDAQTGQARSRLEVVMQDMILLDQRSSRIDDPSRSPHREPPPDIGDDDIPF; via the coding sequence ATGGCACGTGATTTAAATAAGATTTTAATCATTGGTCGCCTTGGCGCCGACCCTGAATTTCGTCACACTGCCGCCGGCACGCCGGTCGCTACCTTTCGCGTTGCGGCTAGTCACCAATGGCGTGACCAGAATGGTGATTTGCACGAAGAGACCGAATGGTTTAATGTCGTTGCCTGGAATCGATTGGCTGAAATCTGTCACCAATATCTCGGTCGTGGTGCACGAGTCTATATCGAGGGACGTTTGCAAACGCGAACGTGGACAGATGCGCAGACTGGCCAAGCCCGTTCACGACTTGAGGTCGTGATGCAGGATATGATTTTGCTTGATCAACGTTCATCACGTATCGACGATCCATCACGTAGCCCTCATCGTGAACCGCCGCCGGATATTGGTGATGATGATATTCCGTTTTAG
- the rnc gene encoding ribonuclease III produces the protein MSERLAELEQIIGITFRDRSLLQRAFMHRSLFNEQPHLLNQLTDNERLEFLGDSVLHFVTTTWLFTTFPEQNEATLTHWRAALVSTKGLAECAGQLNLGQYAYLSRGEDNPAGRSREKLLADLFEALVGAIYLDQGLETVRTFILRFWQERIDRITRLDLDPTMRLQELMQARYKQLPAYEMVEERGPEHCREYVMAVNVMGHQFTGSGSSKKEAKKAAARKALVAWGEHGLDPLGPIDPKSK, from the coding sequence ATGTCCGAACGATTAGCAGAGCTTGAGCAGATAATTGGGATTACATTTCGGGATCGCTCGTTGTTACAACGAGCATTTATGCATCGTTCGCTGTTTAACGAACAACCTCATCTTCTAAACCAATTGACCGATAACGAGCGGTTAGAGTTTCTCGGCGACTCGGTGTTGCATTTCGTAACAACAACCTGGCTGTTTACGACCTTTCCCGAACAAAACGAGGCAACACTGACCCATTGGCGTGCTGCGCTGGTGAGCACGAAAGGTCTGGCCGAGTGCGCTGGTCAACTCAATTTAGGACAGTACGCCTATCTCTCTCGTGGTGAGGACAATCCGGCCGGTCGGAGTCGCGAAAAGTTGCTGGCTGATCTGTTTGAGGCGCTGGTTGGTGCGATCTATCTCGATCAGGGTCTAGAAACAGTACGCACGTTTATCTTGCGCTTCTGGCAAGAACGAATTGATCGGATTACCCGTCTCGATCTTGATCCGACAATGCGGTTGCAAGAATTGATGCAGGCACGATACAAGCAGCTTCCCGCCTACGAGATGGTTGAGGAGCGTGGCCCTGAACATTGTCGCGAGTATGTCATGGCGGTGAACGTTATGGGCCACCAGTTTACCGGTTCTGGTTCAAGTAAGAAAGAGGCCAAGAAGGCTGCGGCGCGTAAGGCCCTGGTAGCCTGGGGTGAACATGGTCTCGATCCACTAGGGCCGATTGATCCGAAATCAAAGTAA
- a CDS encoding ABC transporter permease, whose amino-acid sequence MTAYIIRRILWNIPVLILVGFITFGIAKLTPGGPFDTQPERRQLSPRVEAILRERFGMDLPFWRQFTRYMFFDVVPDPRTGQWQIQWGAIAGNLGPTYASRGARTVQQELFEGTPSRPSKFYYSARLGLQALAFAVVFGIPLGVLAALRQNSWLDYLLSLSSTIFVALGTLITSLILVIVFAVILNWFTVIPDWSDPVKPWVLPTVALGSTSMAFIARLTRASVLEVKRQDYIRTAQAKGLSDWVIIWRHMLKNSLLPVVTILGPALAGLITGTLFVETIFQVPGMGRTFVDAIGKRDYSMIMAGSLIYVFFLGIANLVVDIAYGVLDPRISYK is encoded by the coding sequence ATGACTGCCTACATTATCCGGCGCATTCTATGGAACATCCCGGTGTTGATACTAGTCGGTTTTATTACCTTTGGCATTGCTAAGCTGACACCGGGTGGCCCGTTTGACACTCAACCTGAACGTCGTCAGCTTTCCCCTCGGGTTGAAGCCATCTTGCGCGAACGTTTTGGCATGGACCTTCCGTTCTGGCGCCAATTTACCCGCTATATGTTTTTTGATGTTGTGCCTGACCCACGAACCGGCCAATGGCAGATCCAGTGGGGGGCAATTGCCGGGAATTTGGGGCCAACCTACGCTTCCCGTGGCGCACGAACAGTACAACAGGAACTGTTTGAAGGAACACCATCACGACCAAGTAAGTTTTATTACTCAGCGCGGTTGGGCTTGCAGGCCCTGGCATTTGCTGTCGTGTTTGGTATTCCGCTCGGTGTGCTGGCAGCGTTACGCCAGAATAGTTGGCTTGACTATCTTCTTTCGCTGTCGTCGACTATCTTCGTGGCCTTGGGGACGTTAATAACTAGTTTGATTCTCGTCATTGTATTTGCCGTGATTCTCAACTGGTTTACCGTTATCCCCGATTGGAGCGATCCTGTTAAACCGTGGGTCTTGCCAACGGTGGCATTGGGATCGACTAGCATGGCATTTATTGCCCGCCTCACGCGCGCCAGTGTGCTTGAAGTGAAGCGACAAGACTATATTCGTACTGCGCAGGCAAAGGGTTTGTCAGATTGGGTTATTATTTGGCGCCATATGCTAAAAAATTCGCTGCTGCCGGTAGTGACGATTTTGGGTCCAGCGCTAGCAGGCTTGATCACCGGTACGTTGTTTGTTGAGACCATCTTTCAAGTCCCCGGTATGGGGCGCACGTTCGTTGACGCTATCGGTAAGCGTGACTATTCGATGATTATGGCCGGGTCGCTAATTTATGTCTTCTTTCTGGGAATTGCCAATCTTGTGGTCGATATTGCCTATGGCGTGCTTGATCCGCGGATTAGTTATAAGTAG
- a CDS encoding PH domain-containing protein — protein sequence MQRWRPLPSSRIWIALALALGSLAGGIGVFTKLFSRVTAASPEQWPIDGWFFAEAVLALGLLVLAGAFLYRLGAALTLQYGIDRNGLYIHWLGSRAVIPLHLIERIDQGALAIGNWQTALGSIGYYHGRVKTRDGITIHRFTTRPLAEALVIYVGQEAYAISPVDQEAFVQELEQRRRLGAVQTLTPGIHVAHFLVYDFWADSVIRRLLLVTLTLNLLLFGALAVIYPALPAEIEWRGDQIGAAAELVPRVRIFFLPIAAFLTSLVNVLAGLIVYRRSPLAARLWQGFSVGVQIFFIIAAAAVLRARV from the coding sequence ATGCAACGCTGGCGTCCGCTCCCATCATCACGAATCTGGATTGCACTTGCTCTCGCCCTCGGTAGCTTGGCGGGAGGGATCGGGGTGTTTACCAAACTGTTTTCGCGCGTAACCGCTGCTTCCCCTGAACAATGGCCGATTGACGGCTGGTTTTTTGCCGAGGCGGTATTGGCCCTTGGTTTGCTTGTTCTGGCCGGTGCATTTTTATATCGGCTGGGGGCTGCATTAACCCTACAGTACGGAATCGACCGGAACGGACTCTACATCCACTGGTTGGGCAGTCGGGCTGTCATTCCACTGCATCTGATAGAACGGATCGATCAGGGCGCCCTCGCTATTGGCAACTGGCAGACTGCCCTGGGCAGCATTGGCTACTATCATGGCCGCGTCAAAACCCGCGATGGTATCACCATCCATCGCTTCACTACCCGTCCTCTGGCAGAAGCTCTTGTCATTTACGTTGGTCAAGAGGCGTATGCGATCTCACCGGTTGATCAGGAGGCCTTTGTTCAAGAACTAGAACAGCGACGCCGTTTGGGTGCTGTCCAGACTCTCACACCGGGGATTCACGTTGCCCATTTCCTAGTGTACGACTTTTGGGCCGATTCGGTGATTCGTCGCCTGCTATTGGTCACTTTAACCTTAAACTTGCTCCTGTTTGGAGCGTTAGCCGTCATCTATCCTGCATTACCTGCCGAAATTGAATGGCGCGGTGATCAGATCGGGGCGGCTGCAGAACTGGTTCCCCGCGTTCGCATCTTTTTTCTACCTATTGCCGCCTTCCTTACGTCGTTGGTTAATGTACTCGCTGGTTTGATCGTCTACCGGCGTAGCCCATTGGCTGCGCGTCTCTGGCAGGGATTTTCGGTGGGAGTACAGATATTTTTTATCATTGCTGCTGCTGCGGTGCTACGAGCGCGTGTTTGA